The following coding sequences lie in one Arachis ipaensis cultivar K30076 chromosome B05, Araip1.1, whole genome shotgun sequence genomic window:
- the LOC110272010 gene encoding uncharacterized protein LOC110272010 produces MWKKLKELYERKNVKNKAFLIWKLVNMKYIEGKSMPEHLSIFQETDENYVNLVCDDSTWIMNSSGSCHVTPRREFFTSYTAENFDKIKLGDKGVCDIGYCTSFGSEKCKITKGALIVAKEDNSLTTLYQLQAKLCKEETGTLMATRGQGRSPIRRDYESNPSMDNHAELMVGMTNLANTIQAGTAMATHALRQTRQSVGGENEEGAEDVEADNWFKAVEGALQTQQVPSNQFVEYAAYQLMGEAQQWWQGERRLLHLQEVDITRALFQEAFYKKYLHESLREAKELELL; encoded by the exons ATGTGGAAGAAATTGAAGGAGTTATATGAGAGGAAGAATGTGAAAAACAAAGCATTCTTGATTTGGAAGCTAGTCAATATGAAATATATTGAAGGTAAATCAATGCCGGAGCACTTGAGCATATTCCAGGAGACC gatgaaaattatgtgaatcttgtatgtgatgattccacttggattATGAACTCTAGTGGCTCATGTCATGTCACTCCGAGGCGTGAATTTTTCACTTCTTATACTGCTGAAAATTTTGACAAGATCAAATTGGGAGATAAAGGAGTGTGTGATATC GGGTATTGCACTTCTTTTGGTAGTGAAAAATGCAAGATTACCAAAGGGGCTCTCATTGTGGCTAAAGAAGACAATAGTCTCACTACTCTCTACCAGTTGCAAGCAAAGTTGTGCAAAGAAGAG acaggaaccctaatggctactcgTGGACAAGGTCGGTCACCTATACGGAGAGATTATGAGAGTAACCCGTCGATGGATAATCACGCTGAACTTATGGTGGGGATGACTAACTTAGCTAACACGATTCAAGCGGGCACTGCTATGGCTACTCATGCTTTGCGACAGACAAGGCAATCAGTCGGAGGCGAAAATGAAGAAGGTGCTGAGGATGTTGAAGCAGACAACTGGTTCAAAGCGGTGGAGGGTGCATTACAGACTCAACAAGTCCCGAGTAATCAGTTTGTGGAATATGCGGCATATCAACTAATGGGAGAAGCTCAACAATGGTGGCAAGGAGAGCGTCGACTGCTACACCTACAGGAGGTGGACATTACACGGGCATTATTCCAGGAAGCTTTCTACAAAAAGTACTTGCATGAATCCTTAAGGGAGGCCAAAGAGTTGGAGCTCTTGTAG